One genomic region from Sorangium aterium encodes:
- a CDS encoding YncE family protein — protein MDHETRSDIEPGSSDADAREARHAAEASPVPVPWTEPLPRREPPPRRSTGAGQAVCPVCLERIAAGVALCPECGEPPDAPRRPATAPSIPDAPKDASWLALHWRPLVTIGAILGLISTGGALRYLAPHRFAPSRAASPVAPPAPVCGAPCWSGESCQLGRCVWQRPNDVGHLADEHAPSIAGPFSLPKDALDALPLDRDRFVVALSAGLEVRSSRTGEALSLVSEAPHVRRLHRVGDVVYATAPSRIYVIDAATTRLLKTIELGEAVGDIQVGASGRRALASLPAAHAVAILATEYHAEIERIQFGDDAVGPVAVDDSGSRAITTTGQLPLPGQREPAGGVAYPFDPSRLGSEQDRVRTSMVGNPASALMIPDGSAGFVALRAENTLVPLTWLPSGAVRQEARITTCREPEQIALVRSDRRAIVRCNEGRAIQVFDLSKRELLRAVTFPGRALDMAVAPDGAQAVVALSGDGAGSVALVDLKSYAAKVHPLGGEPTRVRLAPDGGSALALGDRAKVAWVLQ, from the coding sequence GTGGACCACGAGACGCGGAGCGATATCGAGCCCGGCTCCAGCGACGCTGATGCGCGGGAGGCTCGCCACGCCGCCGAGGCGAGCCCGGTGCCTGTCCCGTGGACGGAGCCGCTGCCCCGGCGGGAGCCGCCGCCCCGGCGATCGACCGGCGCCGGCCAGGCGGTCTGTCCTGTCTGCCTCGAGCGCATCGCCGCCGGGGTCGCCCTCTGCCCCGAGTGCGGGGAGCCGCCCGACGCGCCCAGGCGGCCAGCGACGGCGCCTTCGATCCCCGATGCCCCCAAGGACGCGAGCTGGCTCGCCCTCCACTGGCGTCCGCTCGTCACGATCGGCGCGATCCTGGGGCTCATCAGCACCGGCGGCGCGCTCCGCTACCTGGCGCCCCACCGGTTCGCGCCGTCCCGGGCCGCGTCGCCTGTCGCTCCCCCGGCCCCGGTGTGCGGGGCGCCGTGCTGGAGCGGCGAGTCGTGCCAGCTCGGCCGCTGCGTCTGGCAGCGCCCGAACGACGTCGGCCACCTGGCCGACGAGCACGCGCCCTCGATCGCCGGGCCCTTCTCGCTCCCCAAGGACGCGCTCGACGCGCTCCCGCTCGACCGCGACCGCTTCGTGGTCGCGCTGTCCGCCGGCCTGGAGGTGCGCAGCTCCCGGACCGGCGAGGCGCTGAGCCTCGTCTCCGAGGCGCCCCACGTCCGGCGCCTGCACCGCGTGGGCGATGTCGTCTACGCGACCGCGCCCTCGCGCATTTACGTGATCGACGCCGCCACGACGCGGCTGCTCAAGACGATCGAGCTCGGCGAGGCCGTGGGCGACATCCAGGTCGGCGCCTCGGGCCGGCGCGCGCTCGCCTCGCTGCCGGCGGCGCACGCGGTGGCGATCCTCGCGACCGAGTACCACGCCGAGATCGAGCGCATCCAGTTCGGCGACGACGCCGTGGGCCCCGTGGCCGTGGACGACAGCGGCAGCCGGGCGATCACGACGACGGGCCAGCTCCCGCTGCCCGGCCAGCGCGAGCCGGCGGGCGGCGTCGCCTATCCGTTCGACCCGAGCCGGCTCGGCTCGGAGCAGGATCGCGTGCGCACCTCGATGGTGGGCAACCCGGCCAGCGCGCTCATGATCCCCGACGGCTCGGCGGGCTTCGTGGCCCTCCGGGCCGAGAACACCCTGGTGCCGCTCACCTGGCTCCCGTCGGGCGCGGTCCGGCAGGAGGCGCGCATCACGACGTGCCGGGAGCCGGAGCAGATCGCGCTCGTCCGGAGCGACCGGCGCGCGATCGTGCGGTGCAACGAGGGGCGGGCGATCCAGGTCTTCGATCTGTCGAAGCGCGAGCTGCTCCGCGCCGTCACGTTCCCCGGCCGCGCGCTCGACATGGCCGTCGCTCCGGACGGGGCGCAGGCGGTCGTCGCGCTGAGCGGCGACGGGGCGGGCTCGGTGGCCCTCGTCGATCTGAAGAGCTATGCGGCGAAGGTCCACCCGCTCGGCGGCGAGCCGACGCGGGTCCGCCTCGCCCCGGACGGCGGCTCGGCGCTCGCGCTCGGCGATCGCGCGAAGGTCGCATGGGTGCTGCAATGA